The DNA segment TGGGCGGTCCACGCCGACGGCCTCCGGGTGCGCGCCGGGCGGCACATGGCTGTCGACGGGCTCGACCTCGCCCTGAACAACGGCGTACACGGGCTGCTCGGCCCGAACGGCGCCGGCAAGACCACCCTGATGCGCGCCCTGGCGACCGTCGTGAAACCGGCCGGCGGAACCCTGAGCCTGCTCGGCGAGGTGGTCGGTGACCGCGGCGACCTGCGGCGGGTGCGTCGCGGGCTGGGTTACCTGCCGCAGCAGTTCGGCTTCTATCCGCGGTTCACGGTGCGGGAGTTCGTCGAGTACATGGCCTGGCTCAAGGAGATGCCGAAGGCCGAGGTCGCCGGCGCCACCCAGCGCGCGATCGAGCGGGTGGGCCTGGCCGACAAGGCGGACGCGCGGATGAAGACGCTCTCCGGTGGCATGCTGCGCCGGGCCGGGATCGCGCAGGCGGTGGTGAACGACCCGGAGGTGCTGCTCCTCGACGAGCCGACCGTCGGCCTCGACCCGGAACAGCGGCTCGACTTCCGCGAGCTGCTGCGTGACCTGGGCACCGACAGCTGCGTGCTGGTCTCCACGCACCTGGTCGAGGACGTGGTCGCCGCGTGCAGCGACGTGGTGATGATGAACCTGGGCAGGCTCGTCTACCAGGGCACCCCGGCCGACCTGATCGCGCAGGGCGGCGACGGCGACGCCGGTGACAGCCCCGCGGAACGCGGCTACTCGGCCCTGCTGCGCCGCCACCGGGCGGTGAACCGATGAGCCGCGTCCTCGCCATCGAACTGCGCCGCTCGGCGGCGATCGGCTCCGCTCTGACGCTGGCGGTGGTCGGCGTCCTGGCGCTCTACTTCGCCGAGGGCATCGGCTTCACCGACGGCTGGATGCAGCTGGCCATGAGCCAGCGTCTCTTCCTGGCGCTGCTCTGGCCGCTCGCCCTCGCGGCCGGCGCCTGGCAGGGCCGCCGCGAGCACCGGTGGAAGGTGACCGAGCTGTTCGCCAGCACTCCCCGGCCGGTCGCTCAGCGGAACCTGCCCACGCTGGCCGTGATGGCCGCGGCGGTGACCTGCGCCTACCTGGTGATGGGCGCGGCCGGCGGGGCCTGGATCATCGGTACGGCGGAGTACCTGCCCGCCCAGGTCTTCGTCGTCACCGCGGTCGGTGTCCTGGCCCTGCTCGCCGCGATCGGTGTGGGCCTGGCGATCGGCCGCCTCCTCCCCTGGCTCGTCGTGGCGCCGGCGCTCGCCATCGCCGGTCTCGGCCTGCTGCTGACCATCCCCGGCGCCACCCGGCCGCGCGGCTGGCTCGCCCTGGTGTTCTCGCCGATCTACGAGATGAACATGCCGGACGCCTTCGCGACCGTCCCCGGCCGGGTCAGCGCCTCCCAGGCGATCTGGCTGGCCGCTCTCACCGCCACCGGTGTGCTGGTCTTCCTCGCCTCCACCTGGCGGCTGCGGGTGGCCGCGCTGGTGCCGGTGCTGCTCGGCGCCGCCCTCGCCATCCCGGTGATGCCGCACGAGAAGCGGGTGGTCCTCAGCGCGTCCGACCCGGTCGCCAAAGAACTGGTCTGCGACGGGGCGGTCTGTCTGAGCCGGGTCCATGGAGGTCTGCTCCCGTCGGTGCTGCCGGACGCCCGGAAGGCGCTGACGGTGCTCGCCGAACTGCCGGACGGGCCCACCCGGCTGCACGAGGACACCACGACGTACGTGCCGGACGTCTACCCGCCGTGGGATCCGGGCGTCGTGCTGCTGCGCGTCGACACGGGACAGGACGCTCAGCTCGCCGAGGCGGACACGATCGTGGAGAACGCGGTGGCGGCGGCGTTCGCCGGGCCGCCCGGCTGCGAGAACTCCCCGTCCCCGGAGGACCGGCTCGCGGCCGCCCACTGGCTGATCGGCACCGAGCCGTCGTCCCCGGAGGCCGCCGCGGTCTGGTCGCACCTCGAGGGCATGCCCGAGGCCGAGGCGCAGGGCAAGGTCGTGACGCTGCGGGCGGCCGCGGTGAAGTGCGCTCCCGGCGCGTCACTCTCATGAGATGGCTGACGCTCTACCTGCGGTCCCGCCGCGCCACCCTCGCGGTGCCGGCGGCGGTCGGCGGCACGGTTCTGATGTGGGCGCTGTGGGTGATCAACTCGGACACCCGGGAGGCCGCCCCGCAGACGGTCGTCGCGACGGTGCTGCTGCTGGTCACCGTCCTGACGACGACGCTCGGCAGCCCGGATGACGCCCTCGAAGCCACGGCGGCGATCTCCTGGCCGGTACGCCGGCTCGCCCACCTGCTCGCCGGGTTCCTGCTCGTCGTGCTGTCGCTGCTGGTCACGCTCGCGACGGAGGCCCAGTTCGGACCGGCCGGCCTGGTCGCCCGGGACGCGGCCGGACTCCTCGGGCTGACCGCTCTCGGCGCGGCCGTCACCGGCATCGCCCGGGCCTGGTTCCTGCCGCTCGGCTGGACCCTCGCCGCGATCCTGTTCCCGCAGACCGCGACCCTGGCCGGCCGGGTGCTCACCTGGCAGACGCAGGAGCCGGGCAGCGTCGCGGCGGCCGTCGTGGCGGGACTGCTCGCCACGGCCGGGCTGGTCGCCTATGTCGTCGGTGGCCCGGCGCGCAGCGCTCCCGGGGAGGCCGCTCAGCAGTGATCCGGCGCTGGACCGCCGGCGGACGCACGGGGGCCCGCCGGCGGTCCAGCGGGCGTTTCACGGCCGGCGCGGCGCCACCGGCGGCGGGAAGCCAGGGCGGCCAGTCCTGCTCCTGCCGCGTTCAGCAGCACGTCGTCCACCGACGACACCCGGCCGAGTCCCAGCGCGTACTGCGACGTCTCGACCAGGATCGACCCCGCCGCCCCGGCCGCCAGCATCCGCGGCACCGAGGCCAGCGCCGGGAACCGCAGCGGCCCGAAGAACCCGAGCGCCGCGAAGACCAGCAGGTTGCCGACGATCTGCACGGTGGCGGTGACCGGCCCGCTCGCCAGGACCGTCATCAGGTCCCGCAGCGGCACGAGATTCACCCGTCCCGGGCCGTCACCCGGCAGCAGGATCATCCACACCCACGGCACGGTTCCATAGACGACGCCGACCGTGGCCGGCGCCGCCCCGACCCGGGCCACCAGCACAGCCAGCGGCAAGAGGGCCGCCGTCACGAGGACCACGCCACCGATCGTCCCGGGCATGCCGCGGATGCTAGCGACCTCGCGCGACTCAACTCATTGGCTTCTCGGCGCGGACGCCCCTATGGTTGTCGGATGCCCGAGGTGAGTGCGCACTCGCTCCCCGTCACCACTGTGACGGGGTTCTGTGGTGCACCCATCCCCGCGGGACGCGGCCCGCCGGCGGAAGCACACACCTCAGCCACCGCCAGGGCGAAGCTCATCAGCTTCGGCCCTTTTTGTTTATCCGGAGCCGCATCGACGTCCGTCCGGACCTCGATAGACAGAAGAGAGATCAGCAATGACCGTCGAGATCGACATTCGCGCTTCACTGAGTGAGC comes from the Actinoplanes sp. OR16 genome and includes:
- a CDS encoding ABC transporter ATP-binding protein → MRTVTAAETAPRTHPWAVHADGLRVRAGRHMAVDGLDLALNNGVHGLLGPNGAGKTTLMRALATVVKPAGGTLSLLGEVVGDRGDLRRVRRGLGYLPQQFGFYPRFTVREFVEYMAWLKEMPKAEVAGATQRAIERVGLADKADARMKTLSGGMLRRAGIAQAVVNDPEVLLLDEPTVGLDPEQRLDFRELLRDLGTDSCVLVSTHLVEDVVAACSDVVMMNLGRLVYQGTPADLIAQGGDGDAGDSPAERGYSALLRRHRAVNR
- a CDS encoding VanZ family protein; amino-acid sequence: MPGTIGGVVLVTAALLPLAVLVARVGAAPATVGVVYGTVPWVWMILLPGDGPGRVNLVPLRDLMTVLASGPVTATVQIVGNLLVFAALGFFGPLRFPALASVPRMLAAGAAGSILVETSQYALGLGRVSSVDDVLLNAAGAGLAALASRRRWRRAGRETPAGPPAGPRASAGGPAPDHC